In Apium graveolens cultivar Ventura chromosome 10, ASM990537v1, whole genome shotgun sequence, the following are encoded in one genomic region:
- the LOC141693881 gene encoding ATPase 8, plasma membrane-type encodes MASDLDNIKNEQVDLEKIPMEEVFEQLKCSKEGLSSDEGAKRLEIFGHNKLEEKKESKILKFLGFMWNPLSWVMEIAAIMAIVLANGGGRAPDWQDFLGIVVLLIINSTVSFIEENNAGNAAAALMAGLAPKTKVLRDGKWGEQDASILVPGDLISVKLGDIIPADARLLEGDPLKIDQAALTGESLPVTKNPGDSVFSGSTCKQGEIEAVVIATGVHTFFGKAAHLVDNTHQVGHFQKVLTSIGNFCICSIAVGMLIEIIVMYPIQHRSYRDGIDNLLVLLIGGIPIAMPTVLSVTMAIGSHRLSQQGAITKRMTAIEEMAGMDVLCSDKTGTLTLNKLTVDKNLIEVFAKEADKDAVVLYAARASRVENQDAIDASIVNMLSDPKEARAGIQEVHFLPFNPVDKRTAITYIDTSGNWHRSSKGAPEQIIELCQLKGETLKKAHTIIDDFANRGLRSLGVARQTVPECTKESAGSPWEFIGLLPLFDPPRHDSAETIRRALDLGVNVKMITGDQLAIGKETGRRLGMGTNMYPSSSLLGQSNDESITGIPIEELIEKADGFAGVFPEHKYEIVKKLQERKHICGMTGDGVNDAPALKRADIGIAVADATDAARSASDIVLTEPGLSVIVSAVLTSRAIFQRMKNYTIYAVSITIRIVMGFMLISLIWQFDFAPFMVLIIAVLNDGTIMTISKDRVKPSPLPDSWKLKEIFATGVVLGSYLAIVTVVFFYLVVETDFFPDTFGVKPISDSPDELTAALYLQVSIISQALIFVTRSRGWSFLERPGFMLIFAFLAAQLVATLIAVYATWSFAKIQGIGWAWAAAIWVFSIITYFPLDVLKFIIRFAMSGHAWDSMIENKVAFSTKKDYGRGEREAQWAVAQRTLHGLQTSETNDIGNHKEMSELAEQAKRRAEVARLRELHTLKGHMESVVKLKGLDMDNMQQHYTV; translated from the exons ATGGCCTCTGATTTAGACAATATTAAAAATGAGCAAGTGGATCTT GAGAAGATTCCCATGGAGGAAGTGTTTGAGCAACTGAAATGTTCGAAGGAAGGCCTTTCTTCTGATGAAGGTGCTAAGAGGCTAGAGATTTTTGGCCACAACAAGCTTGAAGAGAAAAAG GAAAGCAAGATTCTTAAATTTCTGGGTTTTATGTGGAATCCTCTATCATGGGTCATGGAAATTGCAGCCATTATGGCCATTGTCTTGGCAAATGGAGGG GGAAGGGCACCGGATTGGCAAGACTTTCTTGGTATTGTTGTGTTGCTGATTATCAACTCCACCGTTAGTTTCATTGAGGAAAACAATGCAGGAAATGCAGCTGCTGCTCTTATGGCAGGTTTGGCCCCCAAAACTAAG GTTTTGAGAGACGGAAAATGGGGTGAGCAGGATGCATCAATCTTGGTCCCAGGAGATCTTATCAGTGTCAAGTTAGGTGATATTATCCCAGCTGATGCTCGTCTCCTGGAAGGTGATCCATTAAAGATTGACCAGGCTGCACTCACTGGTGAATCTCTTCCAGTCACAAAGAACCCCGGTGACTCTGTATTCTCTGGTTCTACATGCAAGCAAGGTGAAATTGAGGCTGTTGTCATTGCCACTGGTGTGCACACCTTCTTCGGGAAAGCTGCACATCTTGTTGATAACACTCATCAAGTTGGACATTTCCAGAAG GTGTTGACATCCATCGGTAATTTCTGTATATGCTCGATTGCTGTTGGGATGCTCATTGAAATTATAGTGATGTACCCCATTCAGCACAGGAGTTATAGAGACGGAATTGACAATTTGTTGGTACTTTTGATTGGAGGAATTCCAATTGCAATGCCAACAGTATTGTCCGTGACCATGGCCATCGGTTCCCACAGACTATCACAACAAGGTGCTATTACCAAAAGGATGACAGCCATTGAAGAGATGGCTGGAATGGATGTCCTTTGCAGTGACAAGACTGGAACCCTCACCCTTAACAAGCTTACCGTTGACAAGAACTTGATTGAGGTCTTTGCAAAAGAGGCTGATAAGGATGCAGTTGTGTTGTACGCTGCTAGAGCCTCCAGAGTTGAAAATCAGGATGCAATTGATGCTTCAATTGTTAATATGTTGAGTGACCCCAAGGAG GCAAGAGCTGGAATCCAGGAAGTGCACTTCTTGCCGTTCAACCCAGTTGACAAACGAACTGCAATCACCTACATTGACACTTCTGGCAATTGGCATAGGAGCAGCAAGGGTGCTCCTGAACAA ATTATCGAACTTTGCCAACTAAAAGGGGAGACTCTAAAGAAAGCTCACACAATCATAGATGATTTTGCAAATCGCGGCCTTCGTTCCTTGGGTGTTGCACGACAG ACAGTGCCAGAATGCACCAAGGAAAGTGCTGGATCACCGTGGGAGTTTATTGGCTTGTTGCCATTGTTCGACCCTCCAAGGCATGATAGTGCTGAGACCATCCGCAGAGCTCTTGATCTTGGTGTGAATGTTAAGATGATCACTGGTGATCAACTTGCTATTGGCAAAGAGACTGGTCGTAGGCTTGGCATGGGCACTAACATGTACCCCTCTTCTTCCCTTCTCGGACAGAGCAACGATGAGTCAATTACTGGAATTCCTATTGAAGAGCTCATTGAGAAGGCTGATGGATTTGCTGGAGTCTTTCCtg AACATAAATACGAGATTGTGAAGAAATTGCAAGAGAGGAAGCACATATGTGGTATGACCGGAGATGGCGTGAATGATGCACCAGCACTAAAGAGGGCAGACATTGGTATTGCAGTGGCAGATGCAACTGACGCCGCTAGGAGCGCTTCTGACATTGTTCTGACCGAGCCTGGGCTAAGTGTGATTGTGAGTGCTGTCTTAACCAGCAGAGCCATCTTCCAGAGGATGAAGAATTATACCATCTATGCAGTTTCCATCACTATCCGTATTGTTATGGGTTTCATGCTCATTTCTCTCATCTGGCAGTTTGACTTTGCACCATTCATGGTGTTGATCATTGCCGTCTTGAATGATGGAACCATCATGACCATTTCTAAAGACAGGGTCAAGCCATCTCCACTGCCTGATTCATGGAAGCTCAAGGAAATTTTTGCCACTGGCGTTGTCCTTGGCTCTTATCTTGCTATAGTCACTGTGGTGTTTTTCTATCTTGTTGTCGAAACTGACTTCTTCCCA GATACTTTTGGAGTTAAGCCCATCAGCGATAGTCCTGATGAGCTTACTGCTGCTCTTTATCTTCAAGTCAGCATCATTAGTCAAGCACTCATCTTCGTTACAAGATCACGAGGCTGGTCATTCCTTGAGCGACCTGGCTTCATGCTCATCTTTGCCTTTCTAGCAGCTCAGTTGGTGGCAACACTTATTGCAGTGTATGCGACCTGGAGCTTTGCTAAGATCCAAGGGATTGGATGGGCATGGGCTGCAGCCATATGGGTGTTCAGCATCATCACCTACTTCCCTCTTGATGTACTCAAGTTCATCATCCGATTTGCAATGAGTGGTCATGCTTGGGATTCTATGATCGAAAACAAG GTTGCTTTCAGTACCAAGAAGGATTATGGTAGGGGTGAGAGAGAGGCACAGTGGGCTGTGGCTCAACGCACCCTTCACGGTCTCCAGACTTCAGAAACAAACGACATCGGTAACCATAAGGAAATGTCCGAGCTTGCTGAGCAGGCTAAGAGGCGGGCTGAAGTTGCAAG ATTGAGGGAGCTGCATACACTCAAGGGGCATATGGAATCAGTAGTGAAGCTAAAGGGTTTGGATATGGATAACATGCAACAACA